CCAGTTTTTCACCAATGCTTCGTCatgttaacgttactaatcTCAGCCTCATTTCCAATTTTACAGCTTCATTGCTGCGGATACGAAAGTTACAAAGACTGGGATGGAGTGCTTGCAACCGACGAGAACGACATGGGGGTACCAAATTCCTGTTGCTCGTGGTACACCGCAGCTGATGATTACTACAACGTGACTATGTGCGCCAGCGTTTACGAGGAAGGCTGCATAAGCCGCATGGCTGTGATTATTCACAGGAGTGCATTGTACTTGGGTACCGGTGCGATCGCAATCGCTATGATTCAGGTGAGCCTCGTAACGATTATTAGTTATATATAGATCATCGCCACTTTGTCATGAGAAATCTATTCTCATTATAAGCGACTTTCTcacgtattatttattaatttttgccAATACGCAGATGACGGGAATAATGTTCGCCTGCATGCTTGGTCGCTCGATCCGAAGACAGAAGGTGGAGATAGAGAGACGTCGTTGGGAAGTACGCGAGAGTTTGGTGAACGGTTACCAGCAAATTGGAAAGGCAGATCCGGCCTCTACCTTCCCTGTAATTTACATGAAATCCCCAGATTTCCCCCTGAAACACCCTTACGATAATGCCAATGCTTAGTCGGCGcgttattttttatcgccAAAATTATGTTTATCAACTTCGACACTTATATAGagcaaatataataaattacaccTTTATCCAGTCACTCTGAAGCTgcaaattaatattcaatgcACGATGCAGATCAATTCAATAACGGATTTGCattgaaaacaaaagagaGATGTATATGTAAAATGTGAATGGGATGCAGGTGagcaaaaagaaacaatattttcaaaattcaaacttttcgtGTTTTAggtatattttctattttttagagaatataatatgtgtatcTAGATTTAAGGGGGATTCAAAGCTTCGTGTCACAGGTACGATTTGCGATCCGAAATTCAAATGCTGATACTTTTTGGTTTAGTTAGTTTAGTCTTGTtgaaaaactaagaaaaaaaaaattaaacattcaaGAAATCCGCATTCTCTGAACATTTGACGTATCGGCACAGCTAAAAAGGAAGTCACTGCTCTACTTTAACTTACAGCAGAATTTTTCTCCTCCACAAGGCAACAATCGTAACATCCAGTTACACATGTACTTgtgcaatttttatataactttGTAAATACGAGCAAAATTATTTACGTTACGTCGATTTCACCATAGTAGAAACAATATCCGTAATTTTAGCGCTAACGAGGTGCAATTACTATTGAGAAAGGCTAGGTGTAGCGTTTAAGTTGACTTTATAAATAACAGATATTAAAAgagtatatatgtgtgtatatatacacagaggTATAAAGAAACATTTATTGCATTATTGATACTAATGTTTAAAACGGGTTTGCAAATTTATGAATGTGATTTACCCgacaatttataaatataactgATATTTATACTatgatatacatgtatgtatacaaaatattgtaaaaaaattagaataaattgtaattacaCCGATACCTATGACTATTCGTCAAAACAATTTCTTACATGACCACTTAATCGGACAGGCGCAATAAATCAATTGTACAATAttcaaaggaaaaataatcataataataccGATATACCTTGACctgataaatttaaaaaaatttacaaacattTTGGCAATGAGAAAATTGGTGACGTTGTGGCTTTCTCACAACATTCGACAGTCGATATTTTAATATCCAACTAGAatgattcaaaattgaaaaaggtgACTAATCTTCAAGCTATGATTAACATGAATGTAAAATTCACTTTATCTACAATTAACCATTTATAAAATGACCTAATAACTTACGATACAATATAACAGTGATTTCCATCACCAAAATATACTTGCTTTCTCTAAAATTTTACTACCTTCATCAAAATGATCACCACCTAGTAAATAAGGTGGCGTAAATTCACGATACGCGATGCAAACACGACGGCTTTGAACATCTTCCCTGAGTACAGCGTGTTCCCAATTGTACCTATTAGAAACAAATCAACAGTGTACCTAAAAATCACCGATAACTTTttgtgtagttttttttaaatatcttacCTTGATGCACCATATAAAACCATGAGCGATCTTGCAGGCATTGGCAATCGCACGACTACATGTGCTAGATCCTCAGTATTGGGTTGGGTTTTCTTTGAATCCAAGACAGATTCGACAACAGATGGGTAAGTCGCGACGTCAAGCAAATTATAACGATGCAATGTATCTCTATAGGGTGTCATTGTGAGAACCGAGTCGCCGATGACGTTCACAGTGATGATACGCTCGCCCCAGATCCAACAGTCATCGATATGAGGATCGATTGACGCTCCGCGCTCAGGATTGTATTCAAGACTGCATTGTTCGATTGTTTTAAATCCTTGAAGCAATGGAACGTTTGCCAATTTTTCCTGTACGAATCTAGTTGTCGCAGGAAAACCAGTGAAATCTCCCAAACGAAGTCGACGCTTTTTAAAATTGCACTTTGGCCCGTAATTCTGCAAATTATGGTCAATTTCAGTTGGTATTTTCGAGCTTGTAAGTGAATTTAAGAAGATTTCAACGCAGCCTTCTGAAACACTTGAACAATGTAGAGGATTGAAAGATTGACATGTTTTAAATTAGGGCATTTCATTTAAACGAGATGCCCATACCTGTTTTCTGCGTCCGCTCTGCGAAAGGTCCCACGGCAATGCGTCGAGGTCTTTAATCAAGGAGTTGGCTTCATTTTTGCTTAAAAAATCTGGCTGAAACAATGATCGtcgtattataatttataatgattGCTCAACTTTTCCACTAATAACAAATTTAGATTGCAAGTTTCAAAACTACATTAACCAATTATTTCACACTAGTATCATGTAAATGTATGAAGAGCACCTCTATGTAAACACCAGGATAGTCTATCGGCTCTCCAACGTGATTTGGATGTTGATTGCTAGAAAGATTCCATCCGGGCCAAGCTTTGTCGCAGTAAGAACAGTAGACGTAAGATTTTTTatcctgaaaaataaacgattcaATTACCATGTGGCTAGATAGTTTTTCTCTATAAATCTTTACACGCTTTTGTTACAAAAACTGTAAAGAATTGCTATGAAAAATACAGTCATTAGGAGAAATTATCTTGATATAAATCTTGCTATTCTTTTGAATTCTTATTTTAGAATTAGTAGTCACATTTTCTGAATCTCTATCGAAAAACCATCATTTTTCTAACATATGTTTTTTCGTgtttatgtgaaaaatttcgggtcttcttatattatttgataatttctttgaatctttgccctaCAGTTCGACTTGCTATTTTTAggagaatttcaattttccactcaaattcaattttttttgttaacctTGCAATTCTATAAAGTCCAAATTTATACATTGGCAAAGATGTTCTTTTTTGTAGTGGTTGAAACAAcactatttataaaaatttcttacaatcAAGTGACAGGAAAAtctttaaataattgaattctatctcgatatttatcatttataaatttctaaaaattgaggttagaatcgAATAAATTGTAGTTACTCGTAAATTATCGGCCAGTTTCATTCTCGATATGCCGTATTCGTTTTCGCAAATGAGACAGGTTCGAATCCCTTTGCAGCCGCATGGTCGAACCGTTTCCATACTATTTAATTCGTTGAATTTCCTAATAATTACTGCCGGCGACAGATGCGTGAACATTTATGCCCAGCATTCCTGAATCATGACGATCTAAATGATCCTCTCATATATTTCTCCCACCACAATGGATCTCCTATCATCTTTGGGGCAGAAAATCACGAAGATGTGAGAGTGAAAATCGTGATAATATAACGAGAAGCCAGATGGCGCCAGGAACTGGAGATCTTGACCTAACATAACCTCCTTTGTTTGTAGAACGacgagtgttttttttatcgaatgcACGAATGTAACGATGATAACAATGGCGGCTGCCTTGTATTGCTGCGATCTGTCAAATAGTTTGTGTTCTAGTAGCTGTTCGACAATGACAGGACTCCGAGCGCAATGTTAATAAGTGTGAGATAAGGGTAGTGTGTTTGTTCTTGATGAAATTTAACGATCGTCAGAGCCGTCTCGATCATAACAATACGCGATCCCAACAACAGACAATgacgaacgaaattttatttaaaaaccgCTTATGACCAGCTgacaatgtttttcaattaggAGTAAAAAAAGTTAGTGAGTATATTAATGGGCTTTATGTTCACCTGAGAATGTTCAGAACTGAGGAATCCTCGAAAGGCAGTTTCCTTCAGCAAACCAAGGCCGCAAGGGAGGAACGAGCCAATGAAAAACGCAGAGAAGCTGCTATTACATATATTCAAGCCAACGTCAGAGGATGGCTTGCTCGTATCAGATTCACCAAAACAATATTGTAAGATTTATTGTTTTCTCGGTtgatgtacaatttttttctttttttagctAATTTCAACCTTTCAAATTATACTTGTCTCTGCTTTTTCGAGTAATATTGAACTATCTTTATGATCATAAGGTTTACTAattgtattaattaatttatcactATCGTCACTAGTTACAACTTAAATTAGACACGGGATGAACAACAGACTTCGTATCAACGAggaaaacaatttattaatatttaatatattatttcaataggGAGGATTTCGACACGATTCTACCGGAGGAATTGAACACCGAAGGCACTGCGCAGTTGCATCCAGCGTTACAAGTTTACAAATTGATATCAAAATTCttattaatttacaaaaagGAAAGAGATGAGAAAAGATTGGAACGATTATGCAGGTAATTATTACCATTGTGACCCTGAATGTTGTGGAAATAGTCTTAACTCCAGACTCCTTGAACGAGCCTTGAAAATATACTAGgaaaattcgtcaattttttctaaGATTTTAGGCttgtgattttcattttttattattattattttattttcctgcATGAACGAATTCAATTGATCCTGAGCGTAAGATTTCTCTATATTGTGTAATGGTTTTAAATTTAGGTTGCCTCTGTTGCGTATTATTTGTTAGCTTTCGAAAACCAACGAGCAGAAAGAATGATATGATTAGTCAATATTTCACGATCAATCAGCTGCACACTTGTACCAaagcttttcattttcaaagtaTAAGAAATCAgttaaacattttttgagACAAATAAAGCTAAAGCATTTGCACTTGAATTTacaggaaaaatttattgggaaaaatcattattagtATAAAAAAGCTATGGAATTTTCAACGTTAATTAAACTGTGCAATCTGGTGTAAAAGTTCCTACATTACCCCTCtttggaaactttttgaaTACATTCACTTGATAAATGCTTTCAGATACCTCGTGCAGACATTAGATTCGGAATCCCTGAAGCTTTCTTACGTCGGTGTGGCACTAAACAAAGATTATTCGATATCATGGATATCTCAGATGAAGAGAGTACTTCACCATTGTCTGAGTGGCCTGGAAGATCTGAGGCCAGAAAGGCTCTCAGATCACAAATCTATCCTCTTAAGATTGCATACATTAGTTAGCTTTACCTCTGCTGGAACATGGGCCATCCTCAGAGTGAAGAACatggaaaaatttagaaatgggATGAACCAGCTTTGCGCCAACATCATGGGTCATCTTGTGAATTGTGGCTTTTACGCAGTCATGAAGGTAATTATCTAAGACATAATACCAATTGAATCCCACAAATCGCATGTGAAATGTATCGTCTTTtaagtgggggggggggggtaagggtttcagcgtaaaaaaaaaacactttttttgtgaatttttttcgaaattatggATCGAGCAAATTcattgaaaccttttgtacattattgagcatacttttaacaatattctgtaattttttcatgcagaaatattgccAAACAAGCCGGTGACAGAGCTTGCCCCAGAAcgtcttagaaaaaaaaccatttgcgGTGTTCACTATATCTCGGTcggaaattatctgaaatcaaaatccattaaaatttagtcaaagtattatcaaaTCCTCCCCCCAACGTtgtacgattattttttttttcatttaaaaatttttggtggcCATCTAAAGTGTAAACTGCtattttccacgaaaaaattccgccattttgtggGTGGGAAACCTccttaatgttaaaaaaaaatttttaactaaacGTCGGAGGGAGGTATTTTATATGTAGAAAATGTGTACCAAGTTTGGAATGAATCGGTCAAGTAGTTTGTAAATGGCAGTGAACACGGACTTcgaaaaagtagttttgagaaaaacgcgtttaaagtttattgagctaaaaaagtgaagaagaaaagctctgtcaccggcttgttttgcaatatttctgcatgaaaaaattacagaatattgttaaaagtatgcttaataatgtacaaaaggtttcaattaatttgctcaatccatattttcaaaaaaaattcacaaaaaaactgtatttttctCACGCTGAAAccctcacccccccccccccccccccctcaagaGTTTTGCTCAGATCGactcaaaattttgagaatatattcttggaatgtttaacaataagataagacgtaaaaaaaaaaaaaaatcgatttttcgaaagtgtaaaccctcgcccccccccccttaataCAAATGAAACATTGTTTATaagttattaaataatttttccatcacCATGTAATCAATGATGTTGCAGGTCCTTCTGGTGAGAGGACTCGGGAGAGCTACAATCGCGTTGAAACCAGTTGCATTATCAGCTGCTGTAACTATGTCGTTGAGGCCATTGATATCATCGCAAATGTCTGACAAGCTTGTTTCCATGTTTCTCATCAATGTCTGCAGTGTACCTGCTTTAATTCACCATTTGAATGTCATGTCGCCCGAGgtgagtataattttattccaacgTATCCCGTCCCAATATTCACCGGCATGATTAAAATTATCTGTGTATATTTTAACAGTGCATATCAGCGCTCACGAGCCATAATCTGTTTACAAGAAGTCTCGAGCTCTtgaattctgaacaaaatttgagaataGTGTTCAACGCGCTGGAGGGTAATTATGCTCTTTGCTTGTTAGCTAATTTAATACAACTCGCTAACATTGAGAGAGATGAGGTGCTGAAGGATCTCTACTTTCCATCATTCACGGTAAGAACTTGATCTGTAAATCTTAAACTACGATAAGTGGGCGACTTTTGTTACTTAACATTGTATCTTTACTCTGCAGTTTGTTGTAACGAGAATGTTAGAAGCCTGTCAACAATACGTTGTAGCCAAACAGAGTAATTTGACATATTGGCATCCAGTCTTGGGATGCTTTGCACAAAGCGTCGATACTACTCTTCAGCAAGCCATTCCTCACGTGAAATTACAGCTGGCATGCTTGTGGAATGGAAAGATTGTATCACAGTTGATCGGTAAGCCACGTGTACCAGCTTTATTGTCttatttactgttttttcaAAGATGTAAACAACATCTCAATCCAAAAATGTGTCACAGATCgaattctttttattaaatatcctCTTGACCTATCAACTAACGAATGTGCTTAGGTTCTCCTTTGAGTGAACtagtggaaaaagagatgCAATACCAGCCTGACCAACAAAGTACATCTATCGGAACAAACATATTCCGTCGTGCCTTTTTAGAAGCTCGAACAAATagaaacaacagcaacaaaaattacagaaaactAGGAAGCCCAGAAGCGACGAGAATAGCACTGATTTGTTCGTTATATCAAACCGCTCTGCATACGTTAACTCAAATGAAGCTTGATATTTTGACTGGTGAGTCAAGTCTGAAGttcttacaaaaattaaacttaGAATGTGTAAAAAGAGATTTTTTATGATGAGTTAAGaacaatgaattattcaatattttaacaGGCTTGTGCTATCaggacaaatttttataccataTGTGGTTATTCCTCTGTACGCTCGGTCCGTACTGTGGCTTGAAAGCATTTCTAGACCATTTAGCAGCTAACACAAAGTGCACTGCTCCGGAGTTTCAAatgttgatattattttccGACTGTATGACGCATTACGTTACGTAAGTATTCGGAATCgtagaaatttatcgaatacaTCAAtgaatcaacttttttctctataGAATACTGGATGACATGGAAATGTACGAACAGCAGTTTCCGTTCAAGCTTTCAGATTTTATAACAATGTCATACTTCTTGAaccaatttttgtacaaagcGGTACTGAACAATTTATTTGGTGAGTCATCTATCTATGGCTATCTAAACTTTAAATTCGCGTAGAACAGTGTCGGACATTTGATTAAATTGTTTTGTATTCGGAACTTGTGTTATATACTAAAGTTCTAGATGTTACAGATGTTAAGACTGTATCGAGTAATCCTCTCTTTACATCTCTTCACACTCTTTTGATGGCATTATATCGGCGGGACTGTCGGAGAACCTTTTGTCCTGATGGACATTGGTTGGCAAAGTTAAGTATTTACGCATATAATTATTTCGTCTTATGTTGGTTTTAGTGGTTACTCAATTAGGAATTAGATAACTGCTACAGTTACCAGCTGTTACATTTTATCAAAGAACGCAAatgacgtataaaattttttttaaacaggaGGTTCGTGTCTCAGGATTTCTTGCAGACTTGGAAAAAGGGCGGAGAGGAGCCGCGTTGTTGTTATCAAAGATGCCACATGTTATTCCACATTCCGAGCGTGTTGTACTTTTCCGTAAACATGTTTCTGATGAAAAGGCAGTCCTTGGTCTGACTGTGAGTGCTTGTAACAGTCCGCCGTCTACTTTGATAGCTGTTCACAGGTGAATAGATCATTTACTCGCATAATTGTACGTTTTACTCACTCATTTTCAATGGTTTGGTTCAATAATTTCTGGGTATGCATTTTCTAACTTGTAGATCTCGTATTGTCGAAGATGGTTATAGGCAGCTTGCTATGCTGCCCTCGCAGGCTTTGAAAGGAGTTATAAGAGTGAGATTTGTCAATGAACAGGGCCTCGATGAGGCAGGCATAGATCAGGATGGTGTATTCAAAGAATTCTTGGAGGAAACGATCAAGAGAGTATTTGACCCTTCCTTGAATCTATTCAGAGCCACGACTGAGAACAGACTGTATCCTTCACCAACATCTTCGATGCAGGAGAATCATCTTCAACTTTTCGAATTTGTCGGACGTATGCTTGGAAAAGCTGTGTACGAAGTGAGTGGGGAAATGTttgatatgtatataatgtttaACTCTTGCGTGAGCTACTTTTGAATGTTATTAATCACTAGCTGATTGTCaagttttgaaagaattataaaatCTCCATACATAACGTTTAACGAATTCAATGTAATCTATCAGGTAGAAGCACAGTTTTGAAAAGAGATTATTGTACTTGGAGCAAAACATAGTAAACTTTAAGGTAATCTGCGGATGTGGGTTTGAGAACTTAATCTTTCAGTAGAAAAAACTCATTATTCAAGTGGATCTATCGATATTTTGATCTATCATGTTCCTAATACGTaatgattatatttatttcatagGGAATCGTAGTTGACGTACCATTTGCgtcatttttcgtttcacaATTCTCCGGTCAAGCTGGTGGTGCTCTTTATAGTTGGCTTGACGAGTTAGCCTCTCTGGATCGAGATTTATACCGAAGTTTGACATTGGTGAAGCATTTCAAGGGTGATGTAAGGCAATTGGAACTCACATTTTCTCTCGATGAAGATGTTCTTGGAAAGCTTGTGACGCACGAGCTTGTCCCTGGTGGACGAGCAGTCCCAGTAacgaatcaaaataaaatcaattacatACATCTGATGGCGCATTTTAGAATGCATACGCAAATCAAAGATCAAACTTCTGCTTTTATCAAAGGATTCAGATCGATCATCAATCCTGATTGGCTCTCACTTTTCTCAACACCGGAGGTGAGTTATTTGTAACAATGTTAAACGTAATAGTTTAATTTACTCATGCGAACATCAggcactgaaaatttttacaccttGGAACACAGATTTTAAAAACAGAAATAGaaatctgataaaaaattttttacgagtGAATACTAATTCATGCTGGCATCCAATTTACAGTTACAGCGGCTAATATCTGGTGACAATGTTCCACTGGATTTGAGAGACCTTCGTCGTCATACACAATACTATGGCGGTTTTCATGATAGCCATCGTGTAGTCTGTTGGCTTTGGGATATCCTGGAAAAAGACTTTTCCGAAGAAGAAAGAGGCCTTTTTTTGAAGGTAATCATTGCCGGGCGATCGTTTCAAGTTTCAACTGCATTTTCATGCATAATTGATTGTGTGATCGGAGGTTGACCTTACCTTCATTTCGTTTGTAGCTAAAACCAACATTCATCTTTGTATATTTCAGTTTGTTACGAGTTGTTCGAAATCTCCTTTGTTGGGATTTGCACATCTAGAACCACCATTTTCAATACGATGCGTTGAAGTCGGTGATGATGAAGATACTGGCGATACGATTGGTAagttttacttattttcttgATGTGTGCCAGAATATGAGcaatggatgaaaaaaggtgataaatcaaaaaatagaatttcgaGATCgccagtaaaaaaaagtggtaAAAGTAGTAAATAGCACGTTTAGAGAGTACATCGCTCTTGAAAATCACAatacaatcttttttttaacatcattCTCAAAGCGGTGATTAAAGACAGAAACttgataactttttcatttgaatcgtCAACTCAGTAACTTCATATTCATTCAAGAAAACATCCatttagtttaaaaaattaaaaaggtgGTACCAATAATGCGGAGTGATAtactaccaaaaaaaaaaaaaataatacgtcGTCATATAATCTACGAGACATTCTGTACAGCGCGCTGAAAGCAGAACTTGATgaagaaagtaatttttttatctagcAAAACGCAATATTCTCATTATTAACGACtttctttttcgaatttatattCCCAGCATGCTATGCAGAATTTAACTGTGTAccttgaattgaatttttatccaaacCATTGGATGGGTTTCGAAATTTCATGTTCACCGTTTTGAAAAACGGTAATCAATTTACAAGTTGAAATTAATACCTACATTTTTAGCCGATGCCAACTCCATACAATTAATATTCCTTCGTCTTGTTTCGATCCTGAGAtgcttttctcttccttttgaGCTCAATTCGATCCTTTTTCGTTGCCATTGAAGCAGAGTATCCAGCAGGTGTCGTGTGGATCATATTTGTTCTCGTATGGTTCAGATGGTATAAGTCGCTTGAACATTTCGACCATACCATCTACTACCATTTTTCCGGCACTACCTATCCTCGACACTGTTCAGTATTTACCTCTTTTTGCTGCTTTTCAAACATGAATCACTATTTGATCATGAACATTCTTTATAATGCACTTCGGTGAATCTATAAATCTCCAAAACACTTCTAAGCCTGATGGACCGACATCTATCGACCACGTTGCAAATGCTAaacgaaagttgaaaattctatACATGTGTCGTGATTTACTTTTGTCAACAAAACGCTCACTATTGTCTAATTCTTCATCGATATTCTTGACTTTGGGGTTTCAGCATTTCTCGAATTTAACTTTAAATTAGTTAGAACGTTCGTCTTCTTACGACAACTGTCGTGTTCCATGTTGATTTCTCATATATTTCAGGTATCATAATTGCATGCCACTCTATTTTATTACCCCAGGATTTGAAAATAAGGAAACAAGCCAATTCAAATCCGTTATCCAAATACTACCTCCCATTTTATCATTGTTACTTCATGGTGAAACAGCCCACACCCGTGCAATATCTACAGAGACAGAAAAATCCGAGTCAATATCTGAAGATAGATTTTATGTCGGTttaattccttttttcatccaacaCATCGAGTGGTGTACAAAATAAAGTCGCTATAATCTACATCCaagagatgaaaattgaatgattttttcgtaTCAGGAAGTGTAATCAGAGGATTTTTCACAATACGTAAAAAGGATCCTCAGAATCGTCTTCCAACATCTTCGACGTGCTTCAATTTATTGAAGCTACCAAATTATCAGAAGAAAAGTACGCTACGTGAAAAACTACGATACGCTGTCACAAGTAACACAGGCTTTGAACTCTCTTAAGGCAGAAAACCATCGGAATTACAATCTTATTGCACATATTATTTCAGTTAGATGTTCAATGCAAGTTTAGTTCAAATTAGTTTAACATAAGACAATCGTGCACAATACTATGAATTCACATTAtccacgtataataatatagatGTGTATTATAATTCGGATAAGCACGCATTTCTTGTTTATCGCTGcgctaattttttcttacaaatcaTTCGAATGATGTACAAAATTCTGTAattattcttttcaaaatttccgaaaataGCGCAGCAGTAAAAATATAGtataatcgtcaaaaaaaatgtataatagtGCGAAAAGGGGTTGTTGAGTCATGTTAATTAGATTTTAataacatgtgaaaatatgaacGGTGCCGTTAGGGAGTTGTATGCATTTTAAATGGGCCAGTATTTTTGACAGCATTGGGTCTTAGTTGGATTTCTTAGTTAAGAAATTTTGTGACGGTAGTCTTTTTCTCCAACCATAAT
This is a stretch of genomic DNA from Diprion similis isolate iyDipSimi1 chromosome 9, iyDipSimi1.1, whole genome shotgun sequence. It encodes these proteins:
- the LOC124410226 gene encoding CD63 antigen, with translation MAATHLDVGLRCIKYLLCAVNALFVLTGVMIISIATTIYAVYEDFSHFLDPTYFSPATLLMVVGVLIFVIAFMGCCGALKESTCMVLVFAVSMSLVLILEASAAVAAYFLQDGVKDVLSDLIDSNIQQYENNQEAAFAVNFLQSKLHCCGYESYKDWDGVLATDENDMGVPNSCCSWYTAADDYYNVTMCASVYEEGCISRMAVIIHRSALYLGTGAIAIAMIQMTGIMFACMLGRSIRRQKVEIERRRWEVRESLVNGYQQIGKADPASTFPVIYMKSPDFPLKHPYDNANA
- the LOC124410225 gene encoding alpha-ketoglutarate-dependent dioxygenase alkB homolog 4 isoform X2, producing the protein METVRPCGCKGIRTCLICENEYGISRMKLADNLRDKKSYVYCSYCDKAWPGWNLSSNQHPNHVGEPIDYPGVYIENYGPKCNFKKRRLRLGDFTGFPATTRFVQEKLANVPLLQGFKTIEQCSLEYNPERGASIDPHIDDCWIWGERIITVNVIGDSVLTMTPYRDTLHRYNLLDVATYPSVVESVLDSKKTQPNTEDLAHVVVRLPMPARSLMVLYGASRYNWEHAVLREDVQSRRVCIAYREFTPPYLLGGDHFDEGSKILEKASIFW
- the LOC124410225 gene encoding alpha-ketoglutarate-dependent dioxygenase alkB homolog 4 isoform X1, translating into METVRPCGCKGIRTCLICENEYGISRMKLADNLRDKKSYVYCSYCDKAWPGWNLSSNQHPNHVGEPIDYPGVYIEPDFLSKNEANSLIKDLDALPWDLSQSGRRKQNYGPKCNFKKRRLRLGDFTGFPATTRFVQEKLANVPLLQGFKTIEQCSLEYNPERGASIDPHIDDCWIWGERIITVNVIGDSVLTMTPYRDTLHRYNLLDVATYPSVVESVLDSKKTQPNTEDLAHVVVRLPMPARSLMVLYGASRYNWEHAVLREDVQSRRVCIAYREFTPPYLLGGDHFDEGSKILEKASIFW
- the LOC124410224 gene encoding ubiquitin-protein ligase E3B produces the protein MFRTEESSKGSFLQQTKAAREERANEKRREAAITYIQANVRGWLARIRFTKTILEDFDTILPEELNTEGTAQLHPALQVYKLISKFLLIYKKERDEKRLERLCRYLVQTLDSESLKLSYVGVALNKDYSISWISQMKRVLHHCLSGLEDLRPERLSDHKSILLRLHTLVSFTSAGTWAILRVKNMEKFRNGMNQLCANIMGHLVNCGFYAVMKVLLVRGLGRATIALKPVALSAAVTMSLRPLISSQMSDKLVSMFLINVCSVPALIHHLNVMSPECISALTSHNLFTRSLELLNSEQNLRIVFNALEGNYALCLLANLIQLANIERDEVLKDLYFPSFTFVVTRMLEACQQYVVAKQSNLTYWHPVLGCFAQSVDTTLQQAIPHVKLQLACLWNGKIVSQLIGSPLSELVEKEMQYQPDQQSTSIGTNIFRRAFLEARTNRNNSNKNYRKLGSPEATRIALICSLYQTALHTLTQMKLDILTGLCYQDKFLYHMWLFLCTLGPYCGLKAFLDHLAANTKCTAPEFQMLILFSDCMTHYVTILDDMEMYEQQFPFKLSDFITMSYFLNQFLYKAVLNNLFDVKTVSSNPLFTSLHTLLMALYRRDCRRTFCPDGHWLAKEVRVSGFLADLEKGRRGAALLLSKMPHVIPHSERVVLFRKHVSDEKAVLGLTVSACNSPPSTLIAVHRSRIVEDGYRQLAMLPSQALKGVIRVRFVNEQGLDEAGIDQDGVFKEFLEETIKRVFDPSLNLFRATTENRLYPSPTSSMQENHLQLFEFVGRMLGKAVYEGIVVDVPFASFFVSQFSGQAGGALYSWLDELASLDRDLYRSLTLVKHFKGDVRQLELTFSLDEDVLGKLVTHELVPGGRAVPVTNQNKINYIHLMAHFRMHTQIKDQTSAFIKGFRSIINPDWLSLFSTPELQRLISGDNVPLDLRDLRRHTQYYGGFHDSHRVVCWLWDILEKDFSEEERGLFLKFVTSCSKSPLLGFAHLEPPFSIRCVEVGDDEDTGDTIGSVIRGFFTIRKKDPQNRLPTSSTCFNLLKLPNYQKKSTLREKLRYAVTSNTGFELS